TGCGGGAGATCAACGAACTACGCGGGTATGCCGCGGGCGACGAAGAGATGGAGAAACTGGCAAGTCTGTTGCGCGAACGCTTCCCGGAAGCGGGCGTCTACCACGGCTCGGAGGATGAATTCTACCTCCTCTTGCAAGCGGATTCGCCGCAGCAGGTGCAAGAAGACCTCTTGCAAGCGTGCCGTGCGCTCCCGTGGCTGACGATCAACGTGCGGGTGATGCCGGTTTTGCCGAACGAGGAGATCTCGCTGGCGCTTCGCAGACTGCGGGACGGGAATTTGTTTGCGGCACACGCCGAGATGGCGGCGACCGCGGAGATCGTGCAGACGCAGTACCTCGCGATCATCGACGACGACGAGATCGTGCGGTCGCTGTTGTCTGAGCAATTCAAACTCTTGCCCAACCTGAACATTATGAGCTATCGCGAAGGCGAGAGCTTTTTCGATGACGCGTGGCACAAGCAAGACGGCCAGTACCTGCTGATCATCGACGGGATGTTGCCGCGCATGGACGGTTTTGAAGTGGTGTACAAAGTCCGCACGCAATACGATGCCGACAAATACAGCATCCTCATGCTGACCGGACGCAAAAGTGAAAAAGACATCGTGCGCGCCCTCGAACTCGGCGTGGACGATTACATCACGAAGCCGTTTGGCATCCGCGAACTGGAAGCCCGCGTGAAACGCCTGTTCAAGAGGTTGGAACGATGATCAACTCGGCCCTGCTCTGGGTGCTGTGGGCGATCCTCGGCGCCATCGGACTTTTGTTGCTCCTCTATCTCTACCTCGTGGTGCAGAAATCGTTCGACGTGCGCTGGCATTCCAAACTCAAGTTGCGCCGGGAACGCTTGAAACCGATGGTGCAGAAGTTTCTCCTCGAAGGGGAGGAGTCACGGGGCTTGCAACATTTGAATGAAGCGGATCTCGTGGTGTTGAAGGATCTCTTGCTGGAGTACAACCAAGTGTTGCGCGGCGTGGAGCAGCGGGAGAGGTTGCAGGCGTTGGCCCAGTTGGTGTTCACGGAGCACTTCCGTCGTGACATGAACTCGCGCAACTACGCGAACCGCTTGAACGCGCTCTATGCCATCGAGGAATTTCGGATGGAGAGTTTGCGCGAGGACGTCGTCGAACGGCTCCGGCGCAAACGCAAGATGGGCACCGTCGAACGCTACCAACTGTACGCGATCCTCGCCGGTTTGCAGGACGATGCTCTGCTTGGGTTCCTCACCGACAGTGCGCAGGAGCCCCTGCCGGACTTCGTGTACCGCGAACTGCTTCTCAAGATGGAGGACAGCCTGTTCAACCGGCTGTTCAACCAAATCTACACCCTCCCGACGGCGCTTCGCTACTGCCTGATCGACATCATCGGCAACAAGGGCGACTACAGCTACTTGACCGCCATCGAA
This region of Tumebacillus amylolyticus genomic DNA includes:
- a CDS encoding HEAT repeat domain-containing protein, whose amino-acid sequence is MINSALLWVLWAILGAIGLLLLLYLYLVVQKSFDVRWHSKLKLRRERLKPMVQKFLLEGEESRGLQHLNEADLVVLKDLLLEYNQVLRGVEQRERLQALAQLVFTEHFRRDMNSRNYANRLNALYAIEEFRMESLREDVVERLRRKRKMGTVERYQLYAILAGLQDDALLGFLTDSAQEPLPDFVYRELLLKMEDSLFNRLFNQIYTLPTALRYCLIDIIGNKGDYSYLTAIEELTYSRSVEERIRALKAITKFGYVKRGSTLVDKSEAETWQERLMASRAMGAVAKDEFVDVLKKMLRDSSWWVRKESAQSLLRYPRGQEILRQIAESDEDRYARDMAREWLEAKQI